In Leishmania mexicana MHOM/GT/2001/U1103 complete genome, chromosome 17, the following proteins share a genomic window:
- a CDS encoding hydrolase, alpha/beta fold family-like protein has product MPRELRGRGKPMPGDKFVRVGRCPSTRKEVTICYRTLGDPSNPCLLLVIGLGGTLVHWPWGFLEELLNDGFYLVIFDNRDSGLSTHFDGYPTPCLLCMVFQSWSPLCGGAPPYTLYDMAYDAWGLLTALGIHQAHILGTSMGGMIAQCMAIECPARVLSLSVLYSHSSGPYVKPQACRVTLALLDKPASMSMKDVVDYVVRSDCLFRGDYPLDEKHVREVAVTNFTRSPPYKSGLLRHVWAVQRAKNRECALRHLRGFPVLIVHGRKDLMIPYQNGLRLASVMWNAKLVLFPHMGHSIPAPLYKEIALEVCLQKLRIVEQVPR; this is encoded by the coding sequence ATGCCCCGCGAGCTTCGCGGCAGAGGCAAGCCGATGCCGGGGGACAAGTTCGTGCGGGTTGGGCGGTGCCCCAGCACGCGAAAGGAAGTGACCATCTGCTACAGAACTCTCGGTGACCCCTCCAACCCGTGCTTGCTGCTCGTCATAGGCCTCGGCGGCACCTTGGTTCACTGGCCGTGGGGTTTTCTGGAAGAGCTCCTCAACGATGGCTTTTACCTGGTTATATTCGACAACCGTGACTCGGGCCTGTCGACCCACTTCGACGGCTACCCGACCCCGTGCCTCCTCTGCATGGTATTCCAGTCGTGGTCCCCCCTTTgcggaggcgcgccgccCTACACGCTCTACGACATGGCGTACGATGCCTGGGGTTTGCTGACGGCACTCGGGATCCATCAGGCGCACATCTTGGGCACCTCCATGGGTGGCATGATTGCGCAGTGCATGGCCATAGAATGCCCTGCGCGGGTGCTTAGCCTCTCGGTTCTCTActcgcacagcagcggcccgTATGTGAAGCCGCAGGCGTGTCGCGTGACGCTGGCGTTGCTGGACAAGCCTGCCAGCATGTCCATGAAGGACGTCGTGGATTATGTTGTTCGCAGTGACTGCCTCTTCAGGGGTGACTACCCGCTGGACGAGAAGCATGTGCGCGAGGTTGCCGTGACTAACTTCACCCGAAGCCCTCCCTACAAGAGCGGGTTGCTGCGACACGTAtgggcggtgcagcgcgcgaAGAATCGAGAGTGTGCGCTTCGCCATCTGAGAGGCTTTCCAGTGCTTATCGTACACGGCAGGAAAGATTTGATGATACCGTACCAAAACGGCTTGCGGCTGGCTTCTGTGATGTGGAATGCAAAGCTTGTTCTATTTCCTCACATGGGGCATTCTATCCCGGCGCCGCTCTACAAGGAAATCGCGTTGGAGGTCTGCTTGCAGAAGCTGCGCATCGTGGAGCAAGTGCCGCGGTAG
- a CDS encoding hydrolase-like protein, whose translation MPGPSAPSPLSSPQRAAVLRPHDQFADVGRCRSTGRTIRLCYNTFGTAKDPCVLLVMGLASPGLFWDDRLCTSLAHSGPYHVIRFDNRDVGCSTHLDGCEGGDGALPVGPASYLRYAYAALRPGTRSIREVYTLNDMAADAFGLLDVLRIRFVHLVGSSAGGMIAQCMALAHPERVLSLTLMSTHSSSPHAQWPGIRDIMSLISLMPKSTSAKYANHIARATSAEERQRLCAERDAERVAAYAASFTKLLEKMSGNQRKYPFDHVAAQRQMTRIFRRSLYVNGGPRQFLALLNAPCRDDALRQRIISVAPMSQSKAGGDDRDSSRHATSAATTPFYVPTIIIQGDCDPLVPASNARHLASVIAGSRLYVVEGMGHTLIPALRDTYIRIIRDNVRAGEAAAQSLGRRAQETAAAAADAGLSAKKQPGKATSRL comes from the coding sequence ATGCCTGGCCCTTCTGCACCGTCACCGTTGTCCTCGCCTCAGAGggccgctgtgctgcgcccACACGACCAGTTCGCTGACGtgggccgctgccgcagcacggGACGCACGATTCGCCTCTGCTACAACACCTTCGGTACGGCGAAGGACCCATGCGTGCTACTCGTCATGGGTCTCGCCTCCCCAGGGCTCTTCTGGGATGATCGTCTGTGCACGTCGCTTGCGCACTCCGGCCCGTACCACGTCATCCGCTTTGACAACCGCGAcgtcggctgcagcacccacCTTGATGGGTGCGagggtggcgatggtgcgtTGCCGGTGGGACCGGCCAGCTACCTGCGCTACGCCtacgcggcgctgcgcccaGGAACGCGATCGATCCGGGAGGTCTACACCCTTAATGATATGGCAGCCGATGCCTTTGGCTTGCTGGACGTGCTGCGCATCCGCTTCGTTCACCTTGTCGGCTCATCGGCAGGCGGCATGATTGCGCAGTGCATGGCTCTGGCACACCCGGAACGCGTTCTCTCGCTGACACTCATGTCCACCCACTCGAGCTCTCCACACGCGCAGTGGCCGGGGATACGTGACATTATGAGCCTCATCTCGCTCATGCCCAAGTCGACGTCGGCCAAGTACGCAAACCACATCGCACGGGCCACGAGCgcagaggagcggcagcggttgTGCGCAGAGAGGGATGCGGAGCGGGTGGCTGCTTACGCGGCCAGCTTCACCAAACTGCTGGAAAAGATGTCTGGTAACCAGCGCAAGTATCCGTTTGATCATGTCGCAGCGCAACGGCAGATGACGCGCATCTTCAGGCGTAGCCTCTACGTGAACGGCGGCCCGCGGCAGTttctggcgctgctgaacgCGCCATGCCgcgacgacgcgctgcggcagcgcatcaTCAGTGTTGCACCGATGTCGCAAAGCAAGGCGGGGGGCGACGACAGGGACAGCAGCCGGCATGCGACCTCAGCGGCCACGACACCTTTTTACGTGCCCACCATCATCATCCAGGGCGACTGCGATCCACTCGTGCCTGCCTCCAACGCGCGTCACCTAGCTTCCGTGATAGCGGGTAGTCGCCTGTACGTGGTGGAGGGCATGGGCCACACCTTGATTCCCGCCTTGAGAGACACATACATCCGAATCATTCGTGATAACGTGCgcgctggcgaagctgcgGCGCAGTCGTTAGGGCGAAGGGCTCAAGaaactgctgccgctgccgctgatgccGGCTTGTCCGCCAAGAAGCAACCAGGGAAGGCCACCTCCCGGCTGTaa
- a CDS encoding esterase-like protein, giving the protein MPQHNDGGDVAVSDGSTSLHPQTATKRPTRPEDMGLPPAILEELRHIFPHPPDDAFVHVGRCASTGKDITLCYSTFGDPSNPCILLIMGMNVTSLMWDTRFCDYLAAAGFYVIRYDNRDVGLSTHLDEYSSPFILRMALPAWVSIGEGSLAYTLEDMAEDAAGLLKALKISQAHIVGCSMGGMIAQLLTLRHPEMVTSLCLHSTSPGSAWPRASLLMNILDQPENTRDVHSVLDYRVRFFKAVAGDMAFHEREFRLGMWFDFARAPYQGGGRRHLAAIVRSKDRSAALKAHINRGTSAMASGGERGSSPLPTSGTAPSRCIPVVVLHGGKDPLVVLSNAQHLASCINGARLVVFPKMGHYFSKEMHRAIADEIILNARTDAAAMMNELPS; this is encoded by the coding sequence ATGCCGCAGCATAACGACGGCGGAGACGTGGCGGTGAGCGACGGATCGACGTCGCTGCATCCGCAAACAGCGACGAAGAGGCCGACTAGGCCAGAGGACATGGGCCTTCCACCAGCCATCCTTGAGGAGCTTCGCCACATCTTCCCGCACCCACCCGACGACGCCTTCGTGCATGTtgggcgctgcgccagcaccggcaaGGACATCACGCTCTGCTACAGCACCTTTGGTGACCCGTCAAACCCATGCATTCTGCTCATCATGGGCATGAACGTGACGTCGCTCATGTGGGACACCCGCTTTTGCGACTACCTGGCTGCAGCTGGCTTCTACGTGATTCGCTACGACAACCGCGACGTTGGCCTCTCCACGCACCTTGATGAGTATTCGTCGCCGTTCATTCTTCGAATGGCGCTGCCTGCCTGGGTATCCATCGGCGAAGGCTCCTTAGCGTACACGCTGGAGGACATGGCCGAGGACGCCGCCGGTCTTCTGAAGGCGCTGAAGATCAGCCAAGCGCACATCGTCGGCTGTTCGATGGGTGGCATgattgcgcagctgctgacgTTGCGGCACCCAGAAATGGTGACGAGCTTGTGCCTTCACTCCACCTCTCCCGGTTCCGCCTGGCCCagggcgtcgctgctgatgaaCATCCTTGACCAGCCAGAGAACACCCGTGATGTGCACTCGGTGCTGGACTACCGCGTGCGCTTCTTCAAGGCAGTCGCAGGAGACATGGCCTTCCACGAGCGTGAGTTCCGTCTGGGCATGTGGTTCGACTTTGCGCGAGCGCCGTACCAGGGAGGTGGGCGTCGACATCTGGCCGCTATTGTGCGCTCCAAGgaccgcagcgctgccctcAAGGCTCACATCAACCGAGGGACCAGCGCCATGgcaagcggcggcgagcgtgGCAGCTCACCACTGCCGACATCgggcacggcgccgtcgcgatGCATccctgtggtggtgctgcacggTGGGAAAGACCCGCTAGTGGTGCTCTCCAACGCGCAGCATCTCGCTAGCTGCATCAACGGTGCTCGACTGGTCGTCTTTCCGAAGATGGGCCACTACTTCTCCAAGGAGATGCATCGAGCCATCGCGGACGAGATTATACTGAACGCGCGCACGGATGCGGCAGCCATGATGAACGAGCTTCCATCGTGA
- a CDS encoding esterase-like protein yields MVVKVRDCPISRTEIEICYQCFGNPDDGLPVVLLIGGLNMQLTAWDESFCESLVRAGFYVIRYDNRDIGHSTKIENCGKIKAPMLLLPDRAAQWLGEELPYQLEDMAADAWALLDALHIPCAHLFGISMGGMIAQTAALQAPERTMSLTSVMSSTNAPDLPQPELWVKLWMLRRPPRNCTVETLLEFRVHSLRRLLRYALPPDGEYLKRRFLISLQRSSYAAGLVRQAAAIRRAAGRDALLQWLHVPALVVHGAQDVVVAPMNGYRTATMLPYARLLVLKSMGHYFHPAFFSTIISAFVDMAASTDPARRYLGSALPSASAQELPITSGDGADGQGVRGKSGAVEAVGSGDDEDEPSAEPGDAVDPKTHMMASLGEYIVPVVADAESPIGKAVCRSVMVAVPGGNSNPAVPEAVIVENLFQRDPYAAVSVPTPAIVKRPAPPSSPESTHRRTATAVPTGDGLMIGSLQDASRKVQPSSSCAAKLHLSPPLSPMGGAKQFVLCSPSCWHELEPFPQRSAAAAAAVGGAGTAEISRGGDPLAEKAAEWFPGSSSSVALAAETSTCSAGKGVGAVEAPSWQRLPSFHPVVVGVTLEEYLRTHPTVQKGSDIIPATATDSTAVAGAGRPSKTAVAVNENVDTTLSVTAANTAAAPLDAISAASPMAPAVAGTGGGAGTVEAAYGESASFSPASSVPSEERRADEAFLHCEASQDFVAATSFTSL; encoded by the coding sequence ATGGTGGTGAAAGTGCGCGACTGCCCTATCTCCCGTACGGAGATAGAAATCTGCTATCAGTGCTTCGGCAACCCCGATGATGGActgccggtggtgctgctcatAGGCGGCCTCAACATGCAACTCACCGCGTGGGATGAGTCCTTCTGCGAATCCCTTGTGCGCGCCGGCTTCTACGTGATCCGCTACGACAACCGCGATATCGGGCATTCCACCAAGATCGAGAACTGTGGTAAGATCAAGGCGCCGATGCTGTTGCTGCCCGACCGCGCGGCTCAGTGGCTGGGCGAGGAGCTCCCTTATCAGCTGGAGGACATGGCGGCAGACGCTTGGGCGCTTCTCGACGCGCTGCACATCCCATGCGCGCACTTATTCGGTATTAGCATGGGCGGCATGATtgcgcagacggcggcgctaCAGGCGCCGGAGCGGACGATGAGTCTCACGAGTGTCATGTCGTCGACGAACGCGCCGGACCTTCCGCAGCCGGAGCTTTGGGTAAAGCTTTGGATGCTGCGCCGACCGCCGCGCAACTGCACCGTCGAGACGTTACTAGAGTTCCGCGTCCactcgctgcgccgcctcctgcgctACGCCTTGCCCCCCGACGGCGAGTACCTGAAGAGGCGGTTCTTGATCTCGCTGCAACGTAGCTCCTACGCGGCCGGGTTAGTGCGGCAGGCCGCCGCGatccgccgcgccgccggtCGCGATGCACTGCTGCAGTGGCTGCACGTCCCCGCCCTTGTCGTGCATGGTGCGCAGGATGTTGTGGTGGCGCCGATGAACGGCTAtcggacggcgacgatgctgcCGTATGCGCGGTTGCTCGTGCTGAAAAGCATGGGCCACTATTTCCACCCGGCCTTCTTCTCGACCATTATATCAGCCTTTGTGGACATGGCAGCCTCGACAGATCCTGCGAGGCGATACCTGGGCTCGGCGCTGCCTTCCGCGAGTGCGCAGGAGCTGCCGATAACgagcggcgatggcgccgacGGCCAGGGCGTGAGAGGGAAGTCAGGAgctgtggaggcggtgggctctggcgatgacgaggacgaaCCGTCTGCCGAGCCAGGCGACGCTGTCGATCCGAAGACGCACATGATGGCCTCACTGGGCGAATACATTGTGCCAGTCGTCGCCGATGCTGAGTCTCCGATCGGAAAGGCGGTCTGCCGGTCGGTCATGGTGGCGGTACCGGGTGGCAACAGCAACCCTGCCGTCCCGGAGGCCGTCATTGTGGAGAATCTTTTTCAGCGTGATCCCTACGCAGCGGTGAGCGTGCCGACACCAGCCATCGTGAAGcggcctgcgccgccgtcgtcgccagAGTCGACACATCGGCGGACCGCAACTGCGGTACCCACGGGCGATGGACTGATGATTGGTTCGTTGCAGGATGCCAGCAGGAAAGTGcagccgtcgtcgtcctGTGCTGCCAAGCTGCACTTATCTCCTCCTTTATCACCCATGGGGGGCGCTAAGCAGTTTGTGCTCTGCAGCCCCTCGTGCTGGCATGAGTTGGAGCCGTTCCCtcagcgcagcgctgctgctgctgctgctgtgggcgGAGCTGGAACAGCGGAGATCAGCAGAGGTGGGGATCCTTTGGCTGAGAAGGCGGCGGAATGGTTCCCCGGCTCTTCCTCGTCAGTTGCCCTGGCTGCGGAGACGTCCACTTGCTCGGCCGGTAAAGGTGTCGGAGCGGTTGAGGCGCCGTCGTGGCAGCGACTTCCTAGCTTCCAcccagtggtggtgggggtcACCCTGGAGGAGTACCTGCGCACGCACCCGACAGTGCAAAAGGGCAGTGACATTATTCCTGCCACTGCTACGGACAGCACGGCGGTTGCCGGAGCTGGAAGGCCGAGCAAGACAGCTGTAGCAGTCAACGAAAACGTCGACACGACACTCTCCGTTACCGCGGCGAatacagcagcggcgcctcttGATGCGATTTCGGCAGCTTCACCGATGGCGCCTGCTGTTGCGGGCaccggaggcggtgcgggaACGGTGGAAGCCGCGTATGGTGAGTCAGCTTCCTTCTCCCCCGCGTCCAGCGTCCCATCGGAGGAGCGTCGCGCTGATGAAGCCTTCTTGCACTGCGAGGCGTCGCAAGACTTTGTCGCTGCAACCTCCTTCACTTCCCTGTGA
- a CDS encoding cysteine peptidase, Clan CA, family C19,putative, which produces MSHGRRMLEAQAQKERTSGTCEDGRLDDGHLRNGSRALNDDGTPVRLSRGGARASGGERGRDDGLDDAALVSPPPRPSVQLGFDRAGDGSGSASSVATAAGSALGATLAETANRQQRISGIGPSPAAPFSCAPLAVPRRLQSSDVAEGVRVSAARRIDVDAEEGESDDNVRKTRGTLAEAAGRGSPRRKGCGGRGDSFAGGDSAQRRMSSEARSRSRAGGSGHSSASGLRYPVSRVNALASTATLSAAPHDLPSPLNRSRTGSRSPLPMTAVQKTPASTSLARQPRAAPLPAPVTAAVLRPSNTESRASPTPDTGTATAATHAPRQPPPLRQESSSRSAGGPGFTTAMTSSAKTPPLQTLMSPASPPLRAGVSPRMLPLHPTRADASSASMFLSRAASASTVTTTVATTPSSSQAQLPPPVGSQVSPYELQQHQPYPIPPTPSSTAVAVMPSRSAVPHDMVDLAGDASGEDRAATETEPHTLLRSTKPLSQKSEPAVATAGSEWQSAPPSPLPTSTELLARPRLPLLPEATVPYDEVGVTPLTNSADRRVYPFMRDFSGFHNTGNDCYGCSLLTMLLRSEVFRRALLGSPLVCAMRRYEALLTGKAERRVLWTSGYVNTAAGTRAKKAAARKRTRAAGFSIDDGDDGGQTEEASVAGACGLPDTTPRVPAETLAHSPYVWRPTADVQHTLDVLDTFSLSELEDVLEVDLETQRVPATLHGALAALARAQRWREHMTTLVNAPRMQAAERQRLMETKIYHDNDRDFDGQVYTYGIRLNAVANLFDGEFFLGDQEDAHELFVSVMAKLETEAVKLQHRCDEVLERRSSVTLTEASSAEDEVDEEVESEEGRPNNERGTRFAEKRLLHGAHAPFAPSLSPSDVPAAANPSEQPRLSVSTTAGEVWINTLVQTRLLNIIRCRTGECHHEIVTDEVCVNLSVHIPEERPTSSPPAPPLPPRPCFPAQPPPLLPTPIFPSSSVAATATAPLPAVDGGGGRCCSLANLLHESMAYEALNEYRCDCCGSRTSQFQGGCFYTRPPPLLVLQLKRFATQFVNGTIIIQRNGRRVAVEDKLVIHALPSAGEWHAGQRRQDRQHRRGPDPVESIEVTEAVEDARESAECYFYYDPDKKRFSAALQEVCDVSGGGGLAGQDGLKDERQHSTGDDLHTTLAAAAPPSSLVRAIRCLYRLRSCVLHLGQSLHYGHYVSDFAVDGEEDDEEDGEDEETARGRRTAEQEAGVRPTSEPTLSSFSAVRRRWRRANDERVEVLSDEVVQARRAGCSDTYLLLYEKVAEERVWCPAEAVLPAPVYRSSEGGKT; this is translated from the coding sequence ATGAGTCATGGTCGGCGTATGCttgaggcgcaggcgcagaaGGAGCGTACGTCTGGCACCTGTGAAGACGGCCGGCTGGACGATGGGCACCTACGCAACGGCAGCCGAGCTTTGAACGACGACGGAACACCGGTGCGACTCtcacgcggcggcgcgcgcgcaagcGGTGGCGAGCGCGGCAGGGATGACGGactcgacgacgccgccctcgtctccccaccccctcgcccAAGTGTGCAGCTTGGATTCGACCGCGCTGGTGACGGTAGCGGAAGCGCTAGTAGCGttgccaccgcagcaggcAGTGCGCTCGGGGCTACCTTAGCCGAAACTGCCAACCGCCAACAGCGGATCAGCGGCATTGGACCTTCTCCCGCTGCACCATTTTCCTGCGCACCCCTGGCCGTGCCACGTCGACTACAGTCGTCAGACGTGGCCGAGGGCGTGCGCGTCAGCGCTGCTCGGCGCATCGATGTGGAcgcggaggaaggggagagtgACGACAATGTCAGGAAGACGCGCGGCACTctcgcggaggcggcggggaggggctCGCCAAGGCGGAAAGGATGCGGCGGCCGAGGCGATTCGTTCGCCGGTGGTGACTCTGCACAACGCCGCATGTCTTCTGAggcccgcagccgcagccgcgcgggcggcagcggtcaCTCCTCTGCGAGTGGCTTGCGCTATCCTGTGTCCCGAGTGAATGCTTTGGCCTCGACTGCGACTCTCTCAGCGGCTCCGCATGATCTGCCAAGCCCTCTCAACCGAAGCCGCACCGGAAGccgctcgccgctgccgatgaCGGCCGTGCAGAAGACACCGGCTTCCACTTCTCTAGCTCGTCAGCCTCGCGCGGCCCCTCTACCGGCGCCAGTAACTGCTGCCGTTCTTCGCCCGAGCAACACGGAGTCTCGTGCAAGCCCAACGCCAGACACGGGCACGGCAACCGCGGCCACCCATGCTCCTCGTCAGCCACCGCCACTACGACAGGAGTCATCGTCGCGGAGCGCTGGCGGCCCAGGCTTCACGACGGCGATGACATCATCAGCGAAGACTCCTCCGTTGCAGACGCTCATGTCACCGGCATCTCCTCCGTTACGGGCTGGGGTGTCGCCCCGCATGCTTCCGCTGCACCCTACCAGGGCGGatgccagcagcgcgtccaTGTTCCTCTCCCGTGCGGCCAGCGCAAGCACCGTCACCACGACGGTGGCCACCACTCCTTCCTCCTCGCAGGCGCAGCTTCCGCCGCCGGTCGGCTCGCAAGTGTCGCCCTATGAGTTGCAACAGCATCAGCCGTATCCGATCCCGCCCACGCCGTCGTCCACGGCTGTTGCAGTCATGCCATCCCGCTCCGCTGTGCCCCACGACATGGTCGATCTCGCTGGGGACGCATCCGGAGAAGACCGCGCCGCCACAGAGACGGAGCCGCACACTCTTCTCCGCTCTACCAAACCTCTTTCTCAGAAGAGTGAGCCTGCAGTGGCGACGGCTGGGTCTGAGTGGCAgtcagcgccaccgtcgccactgCCGACAAGCACTGAGCTGCTAGCCCGTCcgcgactgccgctgcttccggaggcgacggtgccgtACGATGAAGTGGGCGTCACCCCGTTGACAAACAGCGCGGATCGCCGCGTCTATCCCTTCATGCGTGACTTCAGCGGCTTCCACAACACTGGCAATGATTGCTACGGTTGCAGCCTACTgacgatgctgctgcgcagtgAAGTGTTTCGTCGTGCGTTGCTCGGCTCACCGCTTGTGTGCGCGATGCGGCGCTATGAGGCTCTCCTGACGGGTAAGGCGGAGCGGCGTGTGCTGTGGACGAGCGGGTACGTCAACACTGCAGCGGGGACAagggcgaagaaggcggcggcgcggaaGCGCACCCGGGCTGCCGGATTCTCTATCGATgacggtgacgacggtggACAGACGGAGGAAGCGTCAGTCGCGGGTGCCTGCGGCTTGCCTGACACCACGCCAAGAGTTCCGGCGGAAACACTGGCGCACTCGCCGTATGTGTGGCGCCCCACTGCAGATGTCCAACACACGCTCGACGTTCTCGACACCTTCTCCCTGAGCGAGCTAGAGGATGTGCTGGAGGTGGATCTGGAGACTCAGCGCGTCCCCGCTACGCTGCATGGCGCGCTCGCCGCACTTGCACGagcgcagcgctggcgtgAACACATGACAACGCTTGTGAACGCGCCACGGAtgcaggcggcggagcggcagcgccttATGGAGACGAAGATCTACCACGACAACGATCGTGACTTTGACGGGCAGGTTTACACGTACGGCATTCGACTCAACGCCGTGGCCAACTTGTTCGATGGCGAGTTCTTCCTCGGTGATCAGGAGGATGCGCACGAGCTGTTTGTGTCGGTCATGGCGAAGCTGGAGACCGAGGCGGTCAAGCTTCAGCATCGGTGCGATGAAGTACTCGAGCGCCGCTCCTCTGTCACCCTAACGgaggcgagcagcgcggAGGACGAagtggacgaggaggtggagtcggaggaggggaggccCAACAACGAAAGGGGGACGAGGTTTGCGGAGAAGCGTCTGCTGCACGGGGCTCACGCCCCCtttgccccctccctgaGTCCATCAGACGTTCCGGCTGCTGCTAACCCCTCGGAACAACCccgcctctctgtctccacAACCGCGGGGGAGGTGTGGATCAACACGCTTGTGCAGACCCGACTCCTCAACATCATTCGATGCCGCACCGGCGAGTGCCATCACGAGATCGTCACAGACGAGGTCTGCGTGAACCTCTCCGTGCACATTCCAGAGGAGCGCCCGACATcttcgccaccggcgccgcctctgccgccacgGCCGTGCTTCCccgcgcagccgcccccCCTTTTGCCCACGCCCATCTTTCCCTCATCCTCGGTTGCGGCGACTGCGACAGCCCCGCTGCCAGCTGTGGATGGGGGTGGTGGCCGGTGCTGCTCCCTCGCGAACCTCTTGCACGAGTCCATGGCGTACGAAGCTCTGAACGAGTACCGGTGCGACTGTTGCGGCTCACGGACCTCTCAGTTTCAAGGCGGGTGCTTCTACAcacgtccgccgccgctgctggtgctaCAGCTGAAGCGGTTCGCGACACAGTTTGTGAACGGCACCATCATCATCCAGAGGAATGGCCGCCGTGTCGCGGTGGAGGACAAGCTGGTCATTCACGCGCTGCCCAGTGCAGGGGAGTGGCATGCgggacagcggcgacaggATCGGCAACACCGGCGCGGTCCGGACCCCGTGGAGTCCATAGAGGTGACCGAGGCAGTGGAGGACGCGCGTGAGAGCGCGGAGTGCTACTTCTACTACGACCCCGACAAGAAACGTTTTTCTGCCGCTCTGCAGGAAGTCTGCGACGTGAGCGGGGGCGGTGGGCTGGCAGGGCAGGATGGGTTGAAGGATGAGAGGCAGCATAGCACAGGCGACGACCTGCACACGAccctcgctgcagcagctcctccctcttctcttgtGCGGGCCATTCGGTGCCTTTACCGCCTGCGGAGCTGCGTCCTGCACCTCGGCCAAAGCCTCCACTACGGCCATTACGTGTCGGACTTTGccgtcgacggcgaggaggatgacgaggaggatggcgaggacgaggagactGCCAGAGGGCGCCGCACGGCGGAGCAAGAGGCAGGTGTAAGGCCCACCTCTGAGCCGACATTGAGTTCTTTCAGTGCTGTACGACGACGCTGGCGCCGCGCGAACGACGAGCGGGTCGAGGTGCTCAGCGACGAAGTGGTGCAAGCCCGCCGTGCCGGCTGCTCCGACACGTACCTTCTTCTGTACGAGAAGGTCGCAGAGGAACGGGTGTGGTGCCCTgccgaggcggtgctgccggcgcctGTCTACCGCAGCTCCGAAGGGGGCAAGACGTGA